Proteins from one Sulfurovum sp. TSL1 genomic window:
- a CDS encoding site-specific DNA-methyltransferase produces the protein MAEMVNLESSDTAKDNIERLKEIFPDIVRDGEVDFKALQLLLGEEIATDNESYKFEWVGKKNCYKSIQTPSNGTLKYVKEDSLNPDTSENLIIEGDNLEVLKLLQSGYKNSVKMIYIDPPYNTGNDFVYPDNFKTPLENYLEITGQKVGGETTQSKKSKEGRKHTQWLNMMFPRLLLSRTLLKDDGVIFISIDDNEVDNLKRICNEIFGEENFEGHIHWRRRHNQPNDKTKMIGLVAEHILVYSKNKEEYKKSGVGKLELTGDFSNPDNDPKGDWATKPWKVGSDQGGSQYKIKTPSGKIYDEIWMGEEKTFKKLLKDNRIIFPKNGDGAPRKKYYRFEREEEGQSATNWWSHDKFGYNQEANDVMTKIFDGQKNIFSNPKSTILISNLIRLSNAKSDDIVLDFFSGSGSTGQAVLELNREENKDIKFILVQLQEVLDPKQKGQKVAYEFLKSIKKPTVISEITKERVRRVINGYGKNPKPLDGGFKVFKLDNSNYKVNEAIKVNRDSDKDEIIKKLRQQFKTSTVYDESMVDGYTELNVIYENILKEGYSLNSDIEVIEDITECKIYKITDNVKKSKFFYITFDKVDTEITTHKEFAGISNDTLFICFDNNLSDSDKQNLSKTFRLKTM, from the coding sequence ATGGCGGAAATGGTAAATTTGGAAAGTAGTGATACAGCAAAAGATAATATTGAAAGACTAAAAGAAATATTCCCTGATATAGTAAGGGATGGTGAAGTTGATTTCAAAGCTTTACAGCTTCTTTTAGGTGAAGAGATAGCAACAGACAATGAAAGCTATAAGTTTGAATGGGTAGGTAAAAAGAACTGCTATAAAAGTATTCAGACACCTTCAAACGGGACTTTGAAGTATGTAAAAGAAGATAGCCTTAATCCTGATACAAGCGAAAATCTTATCATAGAGGGTGATAACCTTGAAGTTCTAAAACTGCTGCAATCAGGCTATAAAAACAGTGTCAAAATGATATATATTGACCCTCCATATAACACGGGGAATGACTTCGTATATCCTGACAACTTTAAAACTCCCCTTGAAAACTATCTTGAAATTACTGGTCAAAAAGTTGGTGGTGAGACTACCCAATCCAAAAAATCAAAAGAGGGAAGAAAGCATACCCAATGGCTCAATATGATGTTCCCGAGACTTCTTTTGAGTAGAACTCTGCTAAAAGATGACGGTGTCATTTTTATCTCAATAGATGATAATGAAGTCGATAATCTTAAAAGAATTTGTAATGAAATATTCGGGGAAGAAAATTTTGAGGGTCATATTCATTGGAGGAGAAGACATAATCAGCCAAATGACAAGACAAAAATGATTGGGTTAGTTGCTGAGCATATATTGGTTTATTCTAAAAATAAAGAAGAATATAAAAAATCTGGTGTTGGGAAATTGGAATTAACAGGTGATTTTTCAAATCCAGACAATGACCCAAAGGGGGATTGGGCTACGAAGCCTTGGAAAGTAGGTTCAGACCAAGGTGGAAGTCAATATAAAATTAAAACTCCTTCTGGAAAAATCTATGATGAAATATGGATGGGGGAGGAAAAAACATTTAAGAAACTATTAAAAGATAATAGAATAATTTTTCCTAAAAATGGTGATGGTGCTCCAAGAAAAAAATATTATAGATTTGAACGAGAAGAAGAGGGGCAATCTGCTACAAACTGGTGGAGCCACGACAAATTTGGTTATAACCAAGAAGCAAATGATGTAATGACAAAAATATTTGATGGTCAGAAAAATATATTTAGTAATCCAAAATCAACCATATTAATATCAAATTTAATTCGATTAAGTAATGCTAAAAGTGATGATATAGTGTTAGATTTTTTTAGTGGAAGTGGTTCGACTGGACAAGCTGTTTTGGAATTAAACAGAGAAGAGAATAAAGATATAAAGTTTATTTTGGTTCAACTTCAAGAGGTATTAGACCCGAAGCAGAAGGGGCAGAAGGTAGCTTATGAGTTTTTAAAATCGATTAAGAAGCCTACTGTAATCAGTGAAATAACAAAAGAAAGAGTAAGAAGAGTTATCAATGGTTATGGAAAAAATCCTAAGCCTCTTGATGGTGGCTTTAAAGTCTTTAAGTTAGATAATTCAAACTATAAAGTGAATGAGGCTATCAAAGTCAATAGAGACAGTGATAAAGATGAAATTATCAAAAAGCTAAGACAGCAGTTCAAGACATCAACTGTCTATGATGAGAGTATGGTAGATGGTTATACAGAGTTGAATGTAATCTATGAGAATATCCTCAAAGAGGGGTATAGCCTCAATAGTGATATAGAAGTTATAGAAGATATCACAGAGTGTAAAATTTATAAGATAACTGATAATGTGAAGAAAAGTAAGTTCTTCTATATCACCTTTGATAAAGTCGATACAGAGATAACTACTCATAAAGAGTTTGCTGGAATATCAAATGATACCCTCTTTATCTGTTTTGATAACAACCTTAGTGATAGCGATAAGCAGAACCTATCTAAAACATTCCGATTAAAGACGATGTAA
- a CDS encoding DEAD/DEAH box helicase family protein: MKFKFDGNQEFQLIPIRSVVRLFEGQPKKQDLPLLMGEYGVFGNNLNITTERVFENLQQIQEENNIPFELRNDSLDFSIEMETGTGKTYTYLRTVFELNVKYGWTKFIIIVPSISIKEGVLKSYQITKDHFEELYSSVVSSCYEYDSRKPNQVKSFGRDTHINIMVMTLHSFNKETNVIKQNDLDGFEDTPISYIQKARPVVILDEPQNMESDLSKKSIAELNPLFTLRYSGTHKNYYNLLYRLSPYESYQRGLVKKIEVVSMKEKFNFNKPHIRVIEIGKDNNKNKPFYANIECFVKDRSGEVSVDIITIRQGDRLERKTKNSIYEGYRLMNIMTSTKQIEFENHQVFSQGEDNDASKKEIQKLQIEKTIRLHFDKQQEFIDRGLDIKVLSLFFIDRVDNYVNDGWIKEEFEKLFDEIKLEYEHFKMKDKSKVHNGYFSKKVNKKSGEITYKDELGNNKTDREIEKDVYNLIMRDKEKLLSFEEETCFIFSHSALKEGWDNPNVFQISTLNETVSDIKKRQEIGRGLRLSVNSDGSRVFDKKINVLSVVSNESYEEFVSRLQTEYENEFFKGEKKITPDNGNNKRPLVKLKKDVLDSKEFKELWERISTRTRYKIEFDSDELIDNCIDTINDTVEINEIVYQIDTFEITMSESSGVGANTPDSGIINTSGYTGDLPNLIEELKKETNLTTISIKKILEGLDDYLLEDFIRNPQDFIYQVSKVINNEKREFLLSGIEYEELKDENGAILYYDQSLFADLTKVPENKIVDIVSDKSVYDSIVVDSDNERDFTKHFVDNPNIKLFVKLPSKFHIPTPIGNYNPDWGYIKEEKNPMTGKLERTLYFVGETKTSQDELDLRAREWFKIKCAEHHFEHTLRAAPDAEYKVLTKTSQV, from the coding sequence ATGAAGTTCAAGTTTGACGGAAATCAAGAGTTTCAACTTATTCCCATAAGGTCTGTTGTACGGCTTTTTGAAGGACAGCCGAAAAAACAAGACCTGCCTTTACTTATGGGAGAGTATGGGGTATTTGGAAATAACTTGAATATCACAACAGAAAGAGTATTTGAGAATTTACAGCAGATACAAGAAGAGAACAATATCCCCTTTGAGCTGCGGAATGATAGCTTAGACTTTTCTATCGAGATGGAAACTGGAACAGGTAAAACATACACCTATTTACGGACAGTCTTTGAACTCAATGTAAAGTATGGATGGACTAAGTTTATTATCATCGTTCCGTCTATATCCATCAAAGAAGGTGTTCTTAAAAGCTACCAAATCACCAAAGACCATTTTGAAGAACTTTATTCAAGTGTTGTATCAAGCTGCTATGAGTATGACAGTAGAAAGCCAAATCAGGTTAAATCATTTGGTAGGGATACTCATATCAATATTATGGTGATGACACTACACTCTTTCAATAAAGAGACTAATGTCATCAAACAAAATGATTTAGATGGATTTGAAGATACTCCGATAAGCTACATTCAAAAAGCAAGACCTGTTGTGATACTTGATGAACCTCAAAATATGGAGAGTGATTTAAGTAAAAAATCTATCGCTGAACTCAATCCACTCTTTACACTTAGGTACAGCGGAACACACAAGAACTACTATAATCTGCTTTATAGACTGTCTCCATATGAAAGTTATCAGAGAGGACTTGTAAAGAAAATCGAAGTTGTCTCGATGAAAGAGAAGTTTAACTTCAACAAGCCTCATATCAGGGTCATAGAGATAGGTAAAGACAATAACAAAAACAAACCTTTCTATGCGAACATAGAGTGTTTTGTAAAAGATAGAAGTGGAGAGGTTTCAGTAGATATTATCACTATCAGACAGGGCGATAGACTGGAAAGAAAGACCAAAAACAGTATCTATGAGGGCTATCGGCTTATGAATATAATGACTTCAACTAAGCAGATAGAATTTGAAAACCATCAAGTATTTTCACAGGGTGAAGATAATGATGCTTCAAAAAAAGAGATACAAAAGCTTCAAATTGAAAAGACAATAAGACTTCATTTCGATAAACAGCAGGAATTTATTGATAGAGGATTGGATATCAAGGTTTTATCATTGTTCTTTATCGACAGAGTGGATAACTATGTCAATGATGGATGGATAAAAGAGGAGTTTGAAAAGCTCTTTGATGAGATAAAGCTTGAATATGAACACTTCAAGATGAAAGATAAATCCAAGGTTCATAACGGATACTTCTCTAAAAAAGTCAATAAGAAAAGCGGTGAAATCACCTATAAGGATGAGTTGGGGAATAATAAGACGGATAGAGAGATTGAAAAAGATGTTTATAACCTCATAATGCGAGACAAAGAAAAGCTCTTGTCGTTTGAAGAAGAGACCTGTTTTATCTTCTCTCATTCCGCATTAAAAGAAGGATGGGATAATCCGAATGTTTTCCAAATCTCGACTTTGAATGAAACAGTTTCTGATATCAAAAAAAGGCAAGAGATAGGACGGGGATTAAGGCTCAGTGTCAATAGTGATGGAAGTAGGGTATTTGATAAAAAAATCAATGTTCTCTCAGTCGTATCCAATGAGAGTTATGAAGAGTTTGTATCAAGACTACAAACAGAGTATGAGAATGAGTTCTTTAAAGGTGAGAAGAAAATCACCCCTGATAATGGCAATAATAAAAGACCTCTTGTCAAACTCAAAAAAGATGTGTTGGATAGTAAAGAGTTTAAAGAGCTTTGGGAAAGAATATCTACAAGAACACGGTATAAAATAGAGTTTGATAGTGATGAATTAATTGACAACTGTATTGATACAATCAATGACACGGTAGAAATCAATGAAATTGTATATCAAATAGATACCTTTGAGATTACAATGAGTGAAAGCAGTGGTGTTGGAGCAAATACTCCTGATAGCGGTATTATCAATACAAGCGGTTATACAGGAGACCTTCCAAACCTCATAGAGGAATTGAAAAAAGAAACAAACCTTACAACTATTTCAATCAAGAAAATTTTGGAAGGATTGGATGATTACTTGCTTGAAGACTTTATCAGAAATCCACAGGACTTTATCTATCAAGTATCGAAAGTCATCAATAATGAGAAAAGAGAGTTCCTGCTTAGCGGTATAGAGTATGAAGAGCTGAAAGATGAAAATGGGGCTATACTCTACTATGACCAGTCGTTATTTGCGGACCTAACCAAAGTGCCTGAAAATAAAATCGTGGATATTGTGAGTGATAAATCTGTCTATGACAGTATTGTTGTGGATAGTGATAACGAAAGAGACTTTACAAAGCATTTTGTAGATAATCCAAACATCAAACTCTTTGTAAAACTCCCAAGTAAATTTCATATCCCTACACCGATAGGGAACTATAACCCTGACTGGGGTTATATTAAAGAAGAAAAGAACCCTATGACCGGCAAATTGGAAAGAACTCTTTATTTTGTGGGTGAGACTAAAACAAGTCAAGATGAACTTGATTTAAGAGCAAGAGAGTGGTTTAAAATCAAATGTGCCGAACATCACTTTGAGCATACTTTAAGAGCTGCACCTGATGCAGAGTATAAGGTTTTGACAAAAACTTCACA
- the groL gene encoding chaperonin GroEL (60 kDa chaperone family; promotes refolding of misfolded polypeptides especially under stressful conditions; forms two stacked rings of heptamers to form a barrel-shaped 14mer; ends can be capped by GroES; misfolded proteins enter the barrel where they are refolded when GroES binds), whose product MAKEIFFSDKARSGLFEGVTKLADAVKVTMGPRGRNVLIQKSYGAPHITKDGVSVAREIELKDSLENMGAQLVKEVASNTADEAGDGTTTATVLAHAIFKEGLRNITAGANPIEVKRGMDKASAAIIEELKKISKEVKDKKEIAQVATISANSDKTIGNLIAEAMDRVGKDGVITVEEAKGINDDLEVVEGMQFDRGYISPYFVTNTEKMTCELEAPIILVTDGKVTSLKDLVPMLEQVQQSGRPLLIIADDIEGEALSTLVLNKLKGVLNITAVKAPGFGDRKKEMLKDIAILTGATLITEELGLTLEKATLADLGQAARVVIDKDNTVIVDGKGDSNAVAARVNEIRTQIGTTSSEYDKEKLQERLAKLSGGVAVIKVGAATETEMKEKKDRVDDALSATKAAVDEGIVIGGGAALIKASQAVKLDLKDDEAVGAAIILRAVFAPMKQIAQNAGFDAGVVANKIANSTDANLGFNAATGEYVDMLEAGIIDPLKVERVALQNATSVASLLLTTEATVSDIPEPPSAQPDMSGMGGMPGMM is encoded by the coding sequence ATGGCAAAAGAAATATTTTTTTCAGATAAAGCGAGATCAGGTCTCTTTGAAGGTGTAACAAAGTTAGCCGATGCTGTGAAGGTGACCATGGGGCCTAGAGGGCGTAACGTACTTATACAAAAATCGTATGGTGCACCGCACATTACAAAAGATGGTGTTTCAGTAGCACGTGAGATAGAGCTTAAAGACAGCCTTGAAAACATGGGTGCACAACTGGTCAAAGAAGTCGCTTCCAATACTGCTGATGAAGCCGGAGACGGTACAACGACTGCAACCGTACTTGCACACGCTATCTTTAAAGAAGGTCTCAGAAACATCACTGCAGGAGCCAACCCTATAGAAGTGAAAAGAGGTATGGACAAAGCATCTGCTGCCATCATCGAAGAGCTTAAAAAGATCTCTAAAGAGGTCAAAGACAAAAAAGAGATCGCTCAAGTGGCTACGATCTCTGCAAACTCTGATAAGACGATCGGTAATCTCATTGCTGAAGCGATGGACAGAGTAGGGAAAGACGGTGTGATCACGGTAGAAGAAGCCAAAGGGATCAACGATGACCTTGAGGTGGTTGAAGGTATGCAGTTTGACAGAGGGTATATCTCGCCTTATTTTGTCACAAACACAGAGAAAATGACCTGTGAGCTTGAAGCACCTATCATTCTTGTCACAGATGGCAAAGTGACTTCACTGAAAGATCTAGTGCCTATGTTGGAACAGGTACAACAAAGTGGCAGACCGCTTCTTATCATCGCAGACGATATTGAAGGTGAAGCACTCTCGACACTTGTGCTTAATAAACTCAAAGGTGTACTGAACATCACTGCAGTCAAAGCGCCAGGTTTTGGTGACAGAAAGAAGGAAATGCTTAAAGACATCGCTATCTTGACGGGTGCGACACTGATCACCGAAGAGCTTGGTCTTACACTGGAGAAAGCAACACTTGCAGATCTAGGTCAGGCAGCAAGAGTGGTCATAGATAAGGACAATACTGTCATCGTGGATGGTAAAGGTGATTCCAATGCAGTAGCTGCACGTGTCAATGAGATAAGAACACAGATCGGTACGACCAGCAGTGAATACGATAAAGAGAAACTCCAGGAACGTCTGGCGAAACTCTCTGGCGGTGTTGCCGTGATCAAAGTCGGTGCTGCCACTGAGACGGAAATGAAAGAGAAAAAAGACAGAGTGGATGATGCACTATCCGCGACAAAAGCCGCTGTGGATGAAGGTATCGTTATCGGTGGCGGGGCTGCACTGATCAAAGCCAGCCAGGCTGTCAAACTTGATCTTAAGGATGATGAAGCCGTGGGTGCAGCGATCATTTTAAGAGCAGTATTTGCACCTATGAAGCAGATCGCACAAAATGCCGGATTTGATGCAGGTGTGGTAGCCAATAAAATTGCCAATTCAACCGATGCGAATTTAGGATTCAATGCTGCAACAGGAGAGTATGTCGATATGCTTGAAGCAGGTATCATTGATCCGCTTAAAGTGGAACGTGTAGCACTTCAGAATGCCACGTCTGTTGCCTCATTGCTTCTAACAACCGAAGCGACTGTTTCAGATATACCTGAACCTCCTTCGGCACAACCCGATATGAGTGGCATGGGCGGTATGCCAGGAATGATGTAA
- a CDS encoding bifunctional diguanylate cyclase/phosphodiesterase, producing MEIRLEKFQDILAQMTQEEYGIVAIVLLLIFCVLSTYLFSRQKKKLKATLDNNLKVFQKAFDISDDAVLILSDKNKVMYASNAMVRILELKGDFLLKTFKNTVQIKVKKEWLGLEQFIHAQPGSPKDKVHTYSHATLKISAEDEIPVNVYVDTIVMEMPKEVLCDVLLIQDLSKAKERSAADFKHPLTHLPNQLQVYNDLPAFFSKAHLEKNKLALMLMSLDNLSRLRSIIGDEQTNKVLKKFAAYLKTLTKNTNVSVYHTFDNHFMLTVTNLHSIDEAKVFVEDIQKKLATFYKMDGVHLHLTVSAGIAIYPDSGHIRLLLDHAYKALAEAEKEGDNNITIFLPEKFTAAYDELRLHSDMPGALNRGEFEVYYQPIVRVKDEEVVAAEALIRWKHPQYGMIPPDVFISLMEKTGFIVKLGQFILDEVLKQQKRWEMFNFKRIEVSINVSMIEINTGEFVQHVERKLAEHQLDPECIKFEITEGIAMLNEAQTVKYFLALKKLGVGISLDDFGTGYTSFGYLKKFPADIVKIDKSLVDYILTNEEDQRIVKAIIELAHTLGMKIVVEGIENQQMVDMITSYGCDYLQGYHFSKPLPVFEFQKLIR from the coding sequence ATGGAGATCAGATTGGAAAAATTTCAAGACATTTTAGCGCAAATGACACAGGAAGAGTATGGAATAGTGGCAATAGTGCTTTTACTCATTTTCTGTGTCCTCTCTACCTATTTATTTTCAAGACAAAAAAAGAAATTAAAAGCAACCCTTGACAATAACCTGAAGGTTTTTCAAAAAGCCTTTGATATCTCTGATGATGCGGTGTTGATACTCTCCGATAAAAATAAAGTGATGTATGCCAGTAACGCCATGGTACGAATTTTAGAGCTAAAAGGTGATTTTTTATTAAAAACATTTAAAAACACGGTTCAAATAAAAGTCAAAAAGGAATGGTTAGGGTTAGAGCAATTTATTCATGCGCAGCCTGGATCACCCAAGGATAAAGTACATACGTATTCTCATGCGACATTAAAGATCTCAGCCGAGGATGAGATACCTGTAAATGTCTATGTAGATACTATCGTGATGGAAATGCCAAAGGAGGTTTTGTGTGATGTGCTATTGATACAAGATCTAAGCAAAGCCAAGGAACGCTCTGCTGCGGATTTTAAGCATCCACTGACACACTTGCCCAATCAACTGCAGGTCTACAATGACCTACCGGCCTTTTTTTCGAAAGCCCATTTAGAAAAAAATAAACTGGCTTTAATGCTGATGAGTCTGGACAATCTCTCAAGGTTGCGGTCCATTATCGGGGATGAACAGACCAATAAAGTACTCAAGAAATTTGCTGCATACCTGAAGACTTTGACCAAGAATACAAATGTATCGGTGTACCATACTTTTGATAACCATTTCATGCTGACTGTAACGAATTTGCACTCCATAGATGAGGCAAAAGTGTTTGTAGAAGATATTCAGAAAAAATTGGCCACATTCTATAAAATGGATGGTGTACATTTACATCTTACCGTTTCAGCAGGTATCGCCATCTATCCCGACAGCGGGCATATTCGTCTACTTTTGGATCATGCCTATAAGGCATTGGCAGAAGCAGAAAAAGAAGGCGACAATAACATCACCATATTCCTACCTGAAAAATTTACAGCCGCTTATGACGAACTGAGACTCCATAGTGATATGCCGGGTGCATTAAACAGAGGCGAATTTGAAGTCTATTATCAACCTATTGTACGGGTCAAAGATGAGGAAGTTGTAGCGGCCGAAGCACTGATCCGATGGAAACATCCGCAATATGGTATGATCCCGCCGGATGTCTTTATCTCTTTAATGGAGAAAACAGGTTTTATCGTGAAATTGGGCCAATTTATACTGGATGAAGTGCTGAAACAGCAAAAACGCTGGGAGATGTTCAATTTCAAGCGTATTGAGGTTTCGATCAATGTGTCCATGATTGAGATCAATACGGGTGAATTCGTTCAACATGTAGAGAGAAAACTGGCTGAGCATCAGCTTGATCCGGAATGTATCAAGTTTGAAATTACAGAGGGCATCGCCATGCTCAATGAAGCGCAGACTGTAAAATACTTTCTTGCATTGAAAAAACTGGGCGTAGGTATCTCATTGGATGATTTCGGTACGGGGTATACCTCTTTTGGGTACTTGAAAAAATTCCCCGCAGATATTGTAAAGATTGACAAAAGTCTGGTTGATTATATTTTAACGAACGAAGAAGATCAAAGAATTGTAAAAGCGATTATAGAGTTGGCACATACTTTAGGTATGAAAATAGTGGTGGAAGGTATTGAAAACCAGCAAATGGTTGATATGATCACTTCATATGGATGTGATTATCTGCAAGGATACCATTTTTCAAAACCCTTACCGGTCTTTGAATTCCAAAAACTGATCAGGTAA
- a CDS encoding co-chaperone GroES: MAFEPLKDRLLVLREEQSNQTASGLYIPDTAKEKPLEGKVVAVGPDAKEDGINVDDTVVFANFSGMEIMIEGTEYLILTSKEVLGLIK; the protein is encoded by the coding sequence ATGGCATTTGAACCATTAAAAGACAGACTGCTTGTTCTTCGTGAAGAGCAGTCAAATCAAACCGCTTCTGGGCTATATATTCCAGATACAGCCAAAGAAAAGCCACTGGAAGGAAAAGTCGTTGCAGTTGGTCCTGATGCAAAAGAAGATGGTATTAATGTAGATGATACTGTAGTCTTTGCAAACTTCAGTGGAATGGAGATCATGATCGAGGGTACAGAGTACCTCATATTAACAAGCAAAGAAGTGCTTGGTTTAATCAAATAA
- a CDS encoding antirestriction protein ArdA: protein MLKVFLTDLAAYNNGYLVGEWLTLPLETEELEANIKVILEKGEELCGDSIHEEWFITDYEWEDVSIFSIDEYENIDTLNENIKLIEERIEPWQHRIVKVLLDNGLADTIEDAIDKVDDVIVYENSTMADIAEQYILEYTDLNGYHPLVVHHIDYEGIGRDLELEGNFFRENSDIFQFLG, encoded by the coding sequence GTGCTTAAAGTATTTCTTACAGATTTAGCAGCTTATAACAATGGATATTTAGTAGGTGAGTGGCTGACATTGCCACTTGAAACAGAAGAGCTTGAAGCCAATATTAAAGTGATATTGGAAAAAGGCGAAGAGTTATGCGGTGATAGTATCCACGAAGAGTGGTTTATCACCGATTACGAATGGGAAGACGTATCTATCTTCTCGATAGATGAGTATGAAAACATTGATACTCTTAACGAAAATATCAAGCTCATTGAAGAGCGTATCGAACCGTGGCAGCACAGGATAGTCAAAGTCCTGTTAGATAACGGTTTAGCCGATACTATTGAAGATGCGATTGATAAAGTCGATGATGTTATCGTCTATGAAAATAGCACGATGGCAGATATCGCTGAACAGTATATTCTTGAATATACAGACTTGAACGGTTATCATCCTTTGGTTGTTCATCATATAGATTATGAGGGGATTGGCAGGGATTTAGAACTTGAAGGTAATTTTTTTCGAGAAAATTCAGATATTTTTCAATTTTTAGGTTAG
- a CDS encoding helix-turn-helix domain-containing protein, whose product MEDELEQFYKTVGSNVKKKREEKGLTQLQLSQKMCLKSPGLISQGELYLNNQHFNLSHLYKIAAILDCSVQEFFEGVKVVSWECEE is encoded by the coding sequence TTGGAAGATGAACTTGAACAGTTCTATAAAACAGTTGGTAGTAATGTTAAGAAAAAAAGAGAAGAAAAAGGACTGACACAACTTCAACTATCTCAAAAGATGTGCCTTAAATCTCCGGGACTAATTAGCCAAGGAGAGTTATATCTGAATAATCAACATTTTAACCTCTCGCACTTGTATAAAATTGCTGCTATCCTTGACTGCTCTGTTCAGGAATTTTTTGAAGGTGTGAAAGTAGTGTCTTGGGAGTGTGAAGAATAG
- the xseA gene encoding exodeoxyribonuclease VII large subunit, which produces MSQSMMSVSSLNTKIKSLLEATFMHILVEGEVASVTYHTSGHIYFSIKDQQSSIKCVMWRSSVAKLKFRIEKGMHIVIEGSVGVYTPRGEYQFYAVHVEPYGKGALALAYEQLKERLKEKGYFDAQRKKPIPKHIRKIALVTAKESAALYDMLKIIEQRWPLLEVVIVDTLVQGDEAAVQIAHALHYADSLGVDVVVVGRGGGSAEDLWSFNEEMVADALFAMQTPVVSAVGHEVDVMISDFVADLRAPTPSAAMEMILPDMREILYTLNEQGERFTYAMHQKLHHLVRELKHTEEILLRSSPSRQLKETRTKFIHLEDEFKRVMTYKLERFSSSLPEMHKKYRQNMGFILEQKSQYLEYMDKKLRMNDPKLQCRKGWAQISAEGKTIELSAIELNQTFTVQDAETRIEALCLSKT; this is translated from the coding sequence ATGAGTCAATCAATGATGAGTGTCTCCTCACTCAACACAAAAATCAAATCACTGCTTGAAGCCACCTTTATGCATATCCTTGTCGAAGGTGAGGTGGCATCGGTCACCTATCATACTTCAGGACATATCTATTTTTCCATTAAAGATCAGCAGAGCAGTATCAAATGTGTCATGTGGCGCTCTTCGGTTGCGAAATTAAAATTTCGCATAGAAAAAGGGATGCATATCGTCATAGAAGGGTCAGTAGGCGTCTACACGCCCAGAGGTGAATACCAATTCTATGCGGTACATGTTGAACCTTACGGCAAGGGTGCTTTGGCATTGGCCTATGAACAGCTCAAAGAACGATTAAAGGAAAAGGGATACTTTGATGCACAAAGAAAAAAACCCATACCTAAACATATCAGAAAAATAGCATTGGTCACAGCCAAAGAGAGTGCTGCACTCTATGATATGCTGAAGATCATTGAGCAGCGCTGGCCGTTACTGGAAGTCGTGATCGTCGATACCTTGGTACAGGGAGATGAAGCAGCGGTTCAGATAGCCCATGCCCTGCACTATGCGGACAGTTTAGGGGTTGATGTCGTGGTCGTAGGACGTGGTGGGGGAAGTGCAGAAGACCTGTGGAGCTTTAACGAAGAGATGGTAGCAGATGCTCTTTTTGCTATGCAAACACCCGTAGTGAGTGCAGTCGGACATGAAGTGGATGTGATGATCAGCGACTTTGTTGCAGATCTGCGTGCACCGACTCCGAGTGCTGCGATGGAGATGATACTTCCTGATATGAGAGAGATACTCTATACCTTAAATGAGCAGGGTGAACGGTTTACCTATGCGATGCATCAAAAGCTGCACCATCTTGTACGTGAATTGAAGCATACAGAAGAGATATTGTTACGAAGCTCACCCAGCAGACAACTCAAAGAGACCCGGACAAAATTCATACATTTAGAAGATGAATTTAAAAGAGTTATGACATATAAGTTGGAGCGTTTTTCTTCTTCGTTACCTGAAATGCACAAAAAATATAGACAGAATATGGGGTTCATCCTTGAGCAAAAAAGTCAGTATTTAGAGTATATGGATAAAAAATTGAGGATGAATGATCCCAAACTGCAGTGTCGTAAAGGATGGGCACAAATATCTGCAGAGGGTAAGACCATTGAACTGAGTGCCATTGAACTCAATCAAACATTTACGGTTCAAGATGCGGAAACACGAATAGAAGCTTTATGTTTAAGTAAAACTTGA